The following proteins are encoded in a genomic region of Asterias amurensis chromosome 5, ASM3211899v1:
- the LOC139937238 gene encoding uncharacterized protein, protein MASGANNPQQSSFKCRKCRRFLFNEDSILRSTSAKDSDLTTTYHQRSGASGASLYISEDATPSWIKTAIEESQWTRGKLACPKCRGRLGSFDFLTPSIRHHQDHQGPWSSVHIIGSRVDHELPQSQLAKLRGGVRDQDPQVKGQASPTKSKDSYEKSVVGLLPNEDGTLPVGSWYLDTHELDSRSSKVSEVDKDELESVSILPTSTKTSLSSVEPKVRNQLRFRPGYKNTEHSKTKSHASNATSVQESQSGSCTSMRNGPLTETCSTDYFNRIPAEEVLDADTESNSSHSNLINSSKLSRNSQATSISIPPNSRQTALRSTSEDSSSDQTVPRQLSIVDQNTLGSGSESEEENMSQSHVVVGTSSAPLTWKDFLDELLLELEREPSPLRAENDVNQLVEDFDTDSQQEASASSDNDFQGTGAQDTEGTSAYLQRAILRAQKKEKNRRKNERRKLRRRERWQEEKTMEDHELLIEEQNLDCDSAKIMSLLSVCDSGMSLREATTCPVCLDLYLYPNVCIPCQHVFCEPCLRQLAQAVQSPRTPCPLCRTVIQHVKAHETLTTAIQEAFPRMIALRKQNERKTLNKSYPLPGDALNTPMSTWFNHMLRGHTRRHITMGLHHSGLRGRQEFGVMWQIGAACLLMTTLVGMTGVFLFSIMLYS, encoded by the exons ATGGCATCAGGTGCAAACAACCCACAACAATCTTCCTTCAAGTGTCGTAAATGTAGACGATTTCTTTTCAACGAAGACAGCATTCTCCGTTCCACATCAGCCAAAGACTCGGACTTGACTACAACGTATCATCAACGGAGTGGCGCTAGTGGTGCATCGTTGTATATCAGTGAGGATGCAACACCGTCCTGGATCAAGACTGCTATTGAGGAG TCACAGTGGACAAGAGGAAAACTTGCCTGCCCAAAATGCAGAGGTCGCCTTGGGTCATTTGATTTTCTGACCCCTAGCATAAGGCACCACCAGGATCACCAGGGGCCTTGGTCCAGTGTTCACATCATCGGCAGCCGTGTCGACCACGAACTGCCTCAATCTCAACTAGCAAAACTGAGAGGTGGTGTACGCGACCAAGATCCTCAGGTTAAAGGTCAAGCATCACCCACCAAATCAAAAGACAGCTACGAGAAGAGTGTGGTTGGGTTACTTCCAAATGAAGATGGTACCCTTCCTGTAGGTTCCTGGTACTTGGATACACACGAGTTGGATTCCAGATCCAGCAAGGTTTCAGAAGTTGATAAAGATGAGTTGGAATCAGTCTCGATCCTACCAACAAGTACGAAAACATCTTTGTCGTCAGTTGAACCTAAAGTCCGTAATCAACTCAGGTTCAGGCCAGGCTATAAAAACACTGAGCATTCAAAGACCAAATCTCATGCGTCTAATGCTACCTCTGTTCAGGAGTCGCAGTCTGGCTCCTGTACTTCTATGCGTAATGGACCATTAACTGAGACGTGTAGTACAGACTACTTTAATCGAATCCCTGCCGAAGAGGTATTGGATGCCGATACTGAATCAAATTCTTCGCACAGCAATCTCATTAATTCATCCAAATTGTCAAGAAACTCACAAGCAACTAGTATCAGTATTCCACCAAATTCAAGACAAACCGCCCTCCGCTCCACATCGGAGGACAGTTCATCTGATCAGACTGTCCCGAGACAGTTATCAATAGTTGATCAAAACACACTTGGTTCTGGTAGTGAATCAGAAGAGGAAAACATGTCGCAATCGCACGTGGTAGTTGGAACTTCCTCAGCACCTTTGACGTGGAAGGACTTTCTGGACGAACTCTTATTGGAGCTGGAGCGAGAGCCTTCACCATTGAGAGCTGAGAATGACGTCAACCAGCTTGTTGAGGACTTTGACACGGACAGTCAACAAGAGG CTTCTGCAAGTTCAGACAACGATTTTCAGGGTACTGGAGCTCAAGACACCGAGGGGACATCAGCTTACCTGCAACGGGCCATCCTGAGAGCTCAGAAGAAAGAGAAGAATCGCAGGAAGAATGAGAGAAGGAAACTACGAAGACGAGAGAGATGGCAAGAAGAAAAGACGATGGAAGACCATGAGCTGCTGATAGAAGAACAG AATCTTGACTGTGACTCGGCAAAGATTATGTCCCTCTTGAGTGTCTGTGACTCGGGTATGTCCCTCCGTGAGGCAACCACATGCCCTGTTTGTCTGGACTTGTACCTGTACCCCAACGTGTGCATTCCCTGTCAGCACGTCTTCTGTGAACCATGCTTACGCCAGCTTGCCCAGGCTGTGCAGTCGCCCAGGACACCATGCCCCCTCTGCAGGACAGTCATTCAACATGTCAAGGCACATGAAA CTCTGACGACTGCAATCCAAGAAGCGTTTCCTCGAATGATAGCCCTCCGCAAACAGAACGAGAGAAAAACACTGAACAAATCCTACCCCCTCCCTGGTGACGCATTAAACACCCCTATGTCAACATGGTTTAACCACATGCTGAGGGGTCACACCAGGAGACACATCACAATGGGACTGCACCATTCTGGATTGAGAGGTAGACAAGAATTCGGGGTGATGTGGCAGATTGGGGCAGCCTGTTTATTGATGACAACCCTAGTTGGGATGAcgggtgtttttctgttttctatCATGCTGTATTCATGA